DNA sequence from the bacterium genome:
TGGCGCTCGGATGGTGGCTGATGCTGGAGTGGGGCGGCGTGACCCCCGATTTGGTCGCTAGCGTCGAGCTACTGCGCGGTGAGGCCCTCGTCGACGAATCGAAGGCGACGGTCGGCGACGCGCTGCGAGCGGGAGCCGTGCTCGAGACCGGTCTGGGATCCCAGACCTCCGGGATGGCATTCCGACTGACAGGCGGCCAGTCCGTGCGCCTGGATGAAGGCACCAGGGTGCATCTCACCTCGGGGTCGAGCTTCGACCTCGAGCGCGGGGCCGTCTACATCGACACCTTCTCTGCGGCTCCGGGCACCGCCGTCGAGGTCTCGACGCCCTACGGGACGGTATGGGACGTCGGGACCCAGTTCGAGGTCCGGATCGGCAGCCGCGAGGCCGCGGAGTTGACGGTTCGGGTGCGAGAGGGAGAGGTCACGCTCGAGCGGGAAGGCGACACCGATTCGGCCCAGGCCGGAGAGGAGCTGACGTTGCAGGATGGCAGACTCGGACGCGGCGCGGTTCAAGCGCATGACGAGGCCTGGGCCTGGGTCGATCGGGTGACGCCAATGATGGACATCGAGGGGGCTCCGATCGCTTCGTATCTCGAGTGGGTGGCGCGGGAGACCGGCCGAGAATTGCACTACTCCGACGCAGCCCTGGCCGAGACCGCGGCAATCGAGACCCTGAGCGGGAGCATTGAAGAGCACACGCCCGAGGAATCGCTCAGCATTTTGCCGAGCAGTGGTTTCGGTTATCGGATCGAAAACGGATCGCTGCTGATCGAGAGACCGTAGCTGGAGCCGGTTCCGACCTCGCTGGCGCTTGAGCCTTTCGGCTCGTGCGATCCGGCGGACTCGTTGCGGGATCGTCTCTCGTCGCCGAGGATACCTCGATTTACACTACCGGCAGAGGCCGCCGGTGCGGCCTCTCCGCGAGCGAAGAGAGGCTCGCTCCGAGGCCCACACGGCCGGCCGACAGCCGCGGGCCGCCGGAGTCATTGTAGCGGGCGCACACCGCTTGCCCTCGAGCGCAGCGAAGGCTGTCGACCGTCTTCTCTGACGCGCGTCGACGGTGGTCGCCGGGCGATTCGCCAGGGGCCGGCTCGAGCTGGAAGGCCTTCGAAAGCACGGGCTCTCGCCTGCGCGCCGCGGAGCGCAGCCGAGGGCCTGACCTGCGCAGTCTGAGAAGCCCGAGGCGTCCCTTGGGCGGGTGCTTCGCCGGGTCGGTGGCGAAGCGCGCTAGAAGGCCTCGAAGGATTCTCCGGTCCCCAGCGTCTCACTTCACTGAGGCCGTTTCTTGACCGGTTAGGCAACATGAACAACTCCCAAACAGCGACCAGGAAGTCAACTCATCGGGGTCAGGTCTCAGGCGACTCGTTCGCCGTTCGCCGCCAAGGCCGCCGTCTAGCGGTAGAGAGGCCTGACCCCGGCCTTTGTGTGTTTTCCTTTCACTCGGCATTCTAATTGCACATAATCAGGTTCAAACCAATAGTGCGGAGTTCGGCGGGTCCGCGACGTGTAACCAACGTTAGGGGGCAAAGCATGAACGCATCACGAAGCAAGAGGTTCTTCACTCTGGCACTGGCGGCAGCCTTTGTGCTGTCGGCCGTTCCAGCCGCGGCGGCTGGGAGCTCGGCATCCGCACAGCAGTTCGATCTTCAGCTCGACAAGGCACTGTCCGGGCTGGATGACGACCTGTCCATCCTGGATCTCGATTACGAGGCGCTCGCGGCAGCCCACAAGGCGCAAGAGCCGGTGCAGGTGGCGATGCTCTCGACGACGGCGGTCAATGAGCTGCTGACGTCGAGCCAGGCGGTCGCCGCCCAGAGCTCGGGAGGCGGTTCTTCCTCCGGCAAGAAGGGGAGCTGGCTGAAGAGGAAGTGGTGGATCCCCGTCCTGGCGGCGGTCGCGGTGGGGGTTGCGGTGGGCGGCGGTGACGGCGACGACAACATCGACGACGAAGAAGACTAGGCGAGCAGGGGAGCGGATCGAGAACGGCCCGCCCCCTCTTTCCGCCAAGCGATTCGGGCTCACGGGTCGCGGCGGCCTACCTCCGCTTGCCCTCGAGCGCAGCGAAGGGTCTCCACCCGCGTCGAAGCCTTAGAGAGCAGGGTCGATCCAACATGCTCGACCGTTCCAACTCTCCGAGGGCCCATCGGGAGGAGACACCAGGAGCGGTATCTCCGAGAGAGGCGGTTCGTCAGGCGATTCGGCCAGGGGGCTCGCCGCAAGCGCTCGGTACGTCGTGACGAGTCGGGAGGGGACACCATTCCATGGTGTCCCCGAGGTCAGAACTCCCAGCGGACTCCCAGTGAGGGAAAGAACCCCGTCCAGAACTCCACGTTGGGAGTGATGGTTCCTTCCTCGCCGTCGATCTCGTAGTCGAATCCGGCGGGGTTCTTGCGATTGTAGACATTCTGAATGTCGACGAAGAAGGTCAGGAGCCCGGAACCGAGGCTCCAACGACGGCTGGCACGCAGGTCCAGGCGGTGGTAGTCGGAGAGTCGGTCGCCGAAGGGCTCGCCCAGGACCGGTACGAAGAAGATGTCAGGCTCATCCCCTTCTTCGTCATCCTCGCCCTCGTCGTCCGGATTCGGGAAGCGGATGACCTCCTGGAGCGTCAGCGGCGTCGTCGGCCAGCCGGTGTGGTACCGCCAAGCGAGGTTCAGGGTCCAGCGGTCGGTGACTCGGTAGTCGATGTCGAAGTTGAGGCTGTGGGTCTGGTCCAACTGTCGAGGCTGGCGTCGGCCGTCGATCTCGTCCTCGCTCGAGGCCACGGTGTAATTGACGAACCAGTCCGCCTTGGCCCCGGCACGACCTCTCAGAAAGATCTCGAGGCCTTCGGCATGGCTGCGATCCGGGACGATCCGCACCCGATCCGGCTCGACCTCTTGAAACTCGTTGAGCGGTTCGTAGAGGTTTACCCATCGTGGCTGCGGGTTCTTGATCTCGCGCTGGTAGAGCTCGACGCGCAGCGCGAGGCCGGTTGTCCGGCTGTTCTTGAAAAGGTGCTCGAAACCGATCAAACGATGTTCGGACCGCTCTACCTTGCGAAAGGCGGTGTCGCCGTCCTCAACCGCGAGCTCATAGGGTCGCTGGCTCTGGTTGAACCGGCCCCAGGCGCCGCGCACAACCGAGTTCCCGCCCAATGAGTAGGCCAGGTTGAGCCTTGGTGTGAGATGACTCTCGTCTGTTTGCGTGTGATCGTCGAAGCGAAAACCGAGCTCGACCGTCGCGGCCCCACCAAGCTGGAAGCGGTCGGTGACGTAGGCGCTGTTGTGTGATTCCTCGAGCCGGCCCCTGAATGTGAGCGCGTCGAGGTTCGCGTTGGTACGGATCAGGGCCAGGGGACTCTCGAAGTTGAAGGCGCTCGCGTAGTCGTAGCGGGTGTCGAAGTCGCGCAGCTCGAAACCCCACCTCAGGTAGTTGGCAGGCGTCAGCTGGTGATTCCAGGATTGACGCAGGGCGAGAACCTCGAGGTCTCGCCGGTCGGCCACGGTCCACTGGACGTCCTCGTCCAATTCCAGGCCGTTACGATCGCGCTCGACCCGGCTGCTCGAGACCGCGGTCTCGAAGAACAGATTCGGGCCGAGAATCGCCTGATCCGTCAGCCATAAGTACGAGCTCAGATAGTCGGTGGCGAGCCGTTTTTCGCCGTCGACGGTGATCTCGGTGAAATCGTATTGGTCGTCGGAGCGGAGAAAGTTGGCGCGCAGCACGTGGCGCGGGTTCAATTGATAGTCGAGCTTGCCGAACGCGTCCCAATACACGGGTCTCTCGGGTCCGAGGAGCTTGCCGGCGAAATCGTTCGAGCCGCGCCGAGCCTGCGCGATCCAGCTGCCACGCTGGTCGCTGAACGATCCCGCACTGCCGGCCTCGGCGCTCAGCAGACCGATTCCGACACGCGTTTGAGGCGGCCCCGTCGGTGTCCGGGTCGTCATGTCGAGCACACCGCCCATCCGGTCGCCGTGCTCGGCGGAGAAGCTGCCGGTCGAAAGGTCGACGCTATCCAGGGTCGTGGGGGCGATGATCGACTGCGCGTTATCGAACTCCTTCAGGTGGAATGTCTCGTAGAGCTCTTGGCCATCGAGGACGATCCGGGTCTCATCACGGCGGCTGCCGCGGATATTGAACTGCGCCGAAGCATCGTTTGCCGCGATGCCCGGCAGAAGACTGAGAGCGCGGAAGAAATCGTCTCCCAGATGAGGTAACCCGAGAAGGTCGTCTCGGCTCAGCGCCACCGGCGCCGCCGGCTCCGGTCTCAGGAGCGAGACCCGACTCGGCGTGACGATGACCTCTTCTTCGGTAACCGGCGCCGGATTCAGCAGGATATCGAGTTGGCTGTTTTGCCCCGCGGTGAGGGATTGCTCGACGGTCTCGACGACGAAGCCTCGTCTGCGGACTTCGACGGTCGCCGGTCCCTCGGCGAGATCCGGAATCAGGAAACTGCCGTCGCTACCGCTGGTGACCTCGGCGTCGGTTCCAACAAGTCGCAGGCGCACGCCCTCGATCGGCCGGGTATCCCGTCTGGATCGAACGACCCCCGAGAGCGAAGCGGTCGAGGAGGGGGCTTCGATGTGCGGAATTCCTTTCGGAACGACGACGAGGGTTCGGTTGGGTGCGTCTCGCGACTCGAGATCGTGCGGAGCCAGAAGCTCATCGAGGACTGCGCGCAGATCCGAGGCTTCCGATTCCGGGTCGGTCGCGATCTTCATGCCGGGGCGGACGACGTTGGTCGTGAAGACGATCTTGAGTCCCCTCTTCTGCAGGCTCCTCAGCCCTTCGGCGAGAGTCACCCCGGCGAAAAGGGACGAAGGGTCGGCCGCTTGCGCGACCGGAGCTTCCTGGGCCGGTGCCGCGGGCGAAAACGACCAAACCGTAACGCCGAACCAGGTAATAGCGGTCGACAGCACAGCGACGAGGGGCCTCGGAGTACGCCGCATGGGCAAAAGAATAGCAGGCGGTCGGCCGAGATTTTTTCGGAGCAAGCGCGAAGGATTCTCAGCCGAGGGTGATCTAACTCGCTATGGACCGGAGGACTCGTCGGGCGGGCATTGGCCTGCTCGTTAAGGTCGGCGGAATAGACCGCCGACAAGTTGGAAGGAGCAAACCATGAGGAAGGGCGACAGGGACCTCGTAGGCTGGAAGTGCATGCTGCTCGCTACGGCGGCCGTGGCATTGCTGCCGTTGCAGGTAGGGGCACAAGACTTCACCGAGGACTTCCGGGTCGAAGACTGCACTTGGAAGCACCGG
Encoded proteins:
- a CDS encoding FecR domain-containing protein, which codes for MSKNRGQAFSVVQTGESEVRDLLRSAGPRPVVPPEDLVEIRAAAKAHWREMVRMERERSRFGRRNTVLALAASVLLAVALGWWLMLEWGGVTPDLVASVELLRGEALVDESKATVGDALRAGAVLETGLGSQTSGMAFRLTGGQSVRLDEGTRVHLTSGSSFDLERGAVYIDTFSAAPGTAVEVSTPYGTVWDVGTQFEVRIGSREAAELTVRVREGEVTLEREGDTDSAQAGEELTLQDGRLGRGAVQAHDEAWAWVDRVTPMMDIEGAPIASYLEWVARETGRELHYSDAALAETAAIETLSGSIEEHTPEESLSILPSSGFGYRIENGSLLIERP
- a CDS encoding TonB-dependent receptor, whose translation is MRRTPRPLVAVLSTAITWFGVTVWSFSPAAPAQEAPVAQAADPSSLFAGVTLAEGLRSLQKRGLKIVFTTNVVRPGMKIATDPESEASDLRAVLDELLAPHDLESRDAPNRTLVVVPKGIPHIEAPSSTASLSGVVRSRRDTRPIEGVRLRLVGTDAEVTSGSDGSFLIPDLAEGPATVEVRRRGFVVETVEQSLTAGQNSQLDILLNPAPVTEEEVIVTPSRVSLLRPEPAAPVALSRDDLLGLPHLGDDFFRALSLLPGIAANDASAQFNIRGSRRDETRIVLDGQELYETFHLKEFDNAQSIIAPTTLDSVDLSTGSFSAEHGDRMGGVLDMTTRTPTGPPQTRVGIGLLSAEAGSAGSFSDQRGSWIAQARRGSNDFAGKLLGPERPVYWDAFGKLDYQLNPRHVLRANFLRSDDQYDFTEITVDGEKRLATDYLSSYLWLTDQAILGPNLFFETAVSSSRVERDRNGLELDEDVQWTVADRRDLEVLALRQSWNHQLTPANYLRWGFELRDFDTRYDYASAFNFESPLALIRTNANLDALTFRGRLEESHNSAYVTDRFQLGGAATVELGFRFDDHTQTDESHLTPRLNLAYSLGGNSVVRGAWGRFNQSQRPYELAVEDGDTAFRKVERSEHRLIGFEHLFKNSRTTGLALRVELYQREIKNPQPRWVNLYEPLNEFQEVEPDRVRIVPDRSHAEGLEIFLRGRAGAKADWFVNYTVASSEDEIDGRRQPRQLDQTHSLNFDIDYRVTDRWTLNLAWRYHTGWPTTPLTLQEVIRFPNPDDEGEDDEEGDEPDIFFVPVLGEPFGDRLSDYHRLDLRASRRWSLGSGLLTFFVDIQNVYNRKNPAGFDYEIDGEEGTITPNVEFWTGFFPSLGVRWEF